A genomic stretch from Longimicrobium sp. includes:
- the sucD gene encoding succinate--CoA ligase subunit alpha codes for MSIFIDQSTQLIVQGITGRDGSFHAKQMMEYGTNVVAGVTPGKGGQTFEGSVPIFNTVEEAMKETGANSSVIYVPPAFASDAMFEAADAGISFIVCITEGVPVLDMTRVRPYVLDKGARLLGPNCPGLLSAGKSKVGIIPGHITQPGPVGLVSKSGTLTYEVVYKLKGAGIGTTTCVGIGGDPINGTSFIDCLAAFEADPETKAIVMLGEIGGTDEQDAAAYIKQHVTKPVVGFIAGQTAPPGRRMGHAGAIISGSAGTAEEKLQAFRDNGIAVAQRPLDVVGLIQEVL; via the coding sequence GTGAGCATCTTCATCGATCAGAGCACCCAACTCATCGTACAGGGCATCACCGGGCGTGACGGCTCGTTCCACGCCAAGCAGATGATGGAGTACGGCACCAACGTGGTCGCGGGCGTCACGCCGGGGAAGGGCGGGCAGACGTTCGAGGGGAGCGTGCCCATCTTCAACACCGTCGAAGAGGCGATGAAGGAGACGGGCGCCAACTCGTCGGTCATCTACGTGCCGCCGGCCTTCGCCTCCGACGCCATGTTCGAGGCCGCCGACGCCGGCATCTCGTTCATCGTCTGCATCACCGAGGGCGTGCCGGTGCTCGACATGACCCGCGTCCGTCCGTACGTGCTGGACAAGGGCGCGCGGCTCCTGGGGCCCAACTGCCCGGGGCTGCTTTCGGCCGGCAAGAGCAAGGTGGGGATCATCCCCGGCCACATCACGCAGCCAGGGCCGGTGGGGCTGGTGTCGAAGTCCGGCACGCTGACCTACGAGGTGGTCTACAAGCTCAAGGGCGCGGGGATCGGCACGACGACGTGCGTGGGCATCGGCGGCGACCCCATCAACGGCACGTCGTTCATCGACTGCCTGGCGGCGTTCGAGGCCGACCCGGAGACGAAGGCCATCGTGATGCTGGGCGAGATCGGCGGAACGGACGAGCAGGACGCGGCCGCCTACATCAAGCAGCACGTGACGAAGCCGGTCGTGGGCTTCATCGCGGGGCAGACGGCGCCCCCGGGGCGGCGGATGGGCCACGCGGGCGCCATCATCTCCGGGAGCGCGGGAACGGCCGAGGAGAAGCTGCAGGCCTTCCGCGACAACGGGATCGCCGTCGCCCAGCGGCCGCTGGACGTGGTGGGGCTCATCCAGGAGGTTCTCTGA
- the sucC gene encoding ADP-forming succinate--CoA ligase subunit beta encodes MNIHEYQAKELLAAQGVPVPMGEVATTPEQAEAIARRLGGAVVVKAQVHVGGRGKAGGVKLASTPEEARDKAAAILGMDIKGLTVEKVLIAPAEDIATEAYVGIILDRASKAPVWMVSAAGGIDIEEVAATDPEKITKMAVDPRYGFLPHQAHLLATKLYSDPKQVRATARILQQLYKAFIEAGASLAEINPLITTPSGEVKAIDAKFNIDDNELFRLPEIEALRDESSEDPAEVLAREANLTFIKLDGDVGCVVNGAGLAMATMDLVKYYGGEPANFLDIGGSSNPEKVVNALKIITTDPQVKAILFNIFGGITRTDDVANGIVTATKMIDIKVPIVIRLTGTNEEIAVKILAENGFAAMTDMDEAVQKAVALAKGEAQ; translated from the coding sequence GTGAACATCCACGAATACCAGGCGAAGGAGCTGCTCGCCGCACAGGGGGTTCCCGTCCCCATGGGCGAGGTGGCCACCACGCCCGAGCAGGCAGAAGCGATCGCCCGGCGGCTGGGCGGCGCCGTGGTGGTGAAGGCGCAGGTGCACGTGGGCGGCCGGGGCAAGGCCGGCGGCGTGAAGCTCGCCAGCACCCCCGAAGAGGCGCGCGACAAGGCCGCGGCCATCCTGGGGATGGACATCAAGGGCCTCACGGTGGAGAAGGTGCTGATCGCCCCCGCCGAGGACATCGCCACCGAGGCCTACGTGGGCATCATCCTGGACCGCGCCAGCAAGGCGCCGGTGTGGATGGTTTCCGCCGCCGGCGGCATCGACATCGAAGAGGTGGCCGCCACCGATCCCGAGAAGATCACCAAGATGGCGGTGGACCCGCGCTACGGGTTCCTTCCCCACCAGGCCCACCTGCTGGCGACCAAGCTGTACAGCGATCCCAAGCAGGTTCGCGCCACGGCCAGGATCCTCCAGCAGCTGTACAAGGCCTTCATCGAGGCGGGCGCCTCGCTGGCCGAGATCAACCCGCTGATCACCACGCCCTCGGGCGAGGTGAAGGCCATCGACGCCAAGTTCAACATCGACGACAACGAGCTCTTCCGGCTGCCCGAGATCGAGGCGCTGCGCGATGAATCGTCCGAGGACCCGGCCGAGGTGCTGGCGCGCGAGGCGAACCTCACCTTCATCAAGCTCGACGGCGACGTCGGCTGCGTGGTGAACGGCGCCGGGCTGGCCATGGCCACCATGGACCTGGTGAAGTACTACGGCGGCGAGCCCGCCAACTTCCTGGACATCGGCGGCTCGTCGAACCCCGAGAAGGTGGTGAACGCGCTCAAGATCATCACCACCGACCCGCAGGTGAAGGCCATCCTGTTCAACATCTTCGGCGGCATCACGCGCACCGACGACGTGGCGAACGGCATCGTGACGGCGACGAAGATGATCGACATCAAGGTGCCCATCGTCATTCGCCTTACCGGCACCAACGAGGAGATCGCCGTGAAGATCCTGGCCGAGAACGGCTTCGCCGCGATGACCGACATGGACGAGGCCGTGCAGAAGGCCGTCGCTTTGGCCAAGGGGGAGGCCCAGTGA
- a CDS encoding carbamate kinase, producing MAQKTVVIALGGNALAQPDEEGTIAQQFRHTRESLHAVVELAREGWQIAIVHGNGPQVGNELIRNEQSRHLVPPLPLGVLVAGTEGWIGYMIQQSLQNALRAGGVDRQVVTMVTQVLVDPDDPELRRPTKPIGRTMDEETARGLAAELGGAVAEAKGGWRRVVPSPRPTAIVEREMIRSLVAQGHLVIAAGGGGCPVYEHPRYGLEGVDAVVDKDRAAAILGRDIGADVLVILTDVDRVYRDFGTPEQRAIERLTVDEADELLAGGGLGSGSMAPKLEAAAEFVRRGGTRAIIARLDQGREAVAGQAGTEVVR from the coding sequence GTGGCGCAGAAGACCGTGGTGATCGCGCTGGGCGGCAACGCGCTGGCCCAGCCGGACGAAGAAGGGACGATCGCCCAGCAGTTCCGGCACACGCGCGAGTCGCTGCATGCCGTGGTGGAGCTGGCGCGCGAGGGATGGCAGATCGCCATCGTGCACGGCAACGGGCCGCAGGTGGGCAACGAGCTCATCCGCAACGAGCAGTCGCGGCACCTGGTTCCCCCGCTTCCCCTGGGCGTGCTGGTGGCGGGGACGGAGGGGTGGATCGGCTACATGATCCAGCAGTCGCTGCAGAACGCGCTCCGCGCGGGCGGCGTGGACCGGCAGGTGGTGACGATGGTCACGCAGGTGCTGGTGGATCCGGACGACCCGGAGCTGCGGCGGCCCACCAAGCCCATCGGCCGCACGATGGACGAGGAGACGGCCCGCGGCTTGGCCGCCGAGCTGGGCGGGGCGGTGGCCGAGGCGAAGGGCGGATGGCGCCGCGTGGTCCCCAGCCCCCGGCCGACGGCCATCGTGGAGCGCGAGATGATCCGCTCCCTCGTGGCCCAAGGGCACCTGGTGATCGCGGCGGGCGGCGGCGGGTGCCCCGTGTACGAGCATCCGCGGTACGGGCTGGAGGGGGTGGACGCGGTGGTGGACAAGGACCGCGCCGCCGCCATCCTGGGCCGCGACATCGGCGCCGACGTGCTGGTGATCCTGACCGACGTCGACCGCGTGTACCGCGACTTCGGCACGCCGGAGCAGCGTGCCATCGAGCGGCTGACGGTGGACGAGGCGGACGAGCTTTTGGCCGGCGGTGGGCTGGGAAGCGGCAGCATGGCGCCCAAGCTGGAAGCCGCGGCCGAATTCGTGCGCCGGGGAGGCACCCGCGCCATCATCGCGCGGCTGGACCAGGGCAGGGAAGCGGTGGCGGGGCAGGCGGGAACAGAGGTAGTGCGTTAG
- a CDS encoding phosphomannomutase/phosphoglucomutase, with amino-acid sequence MTTVNPHIFRQYDIRGVVGPDVTAQVAEQIGRAYASLARRRLGKDQPVLALGRDNRLTSNELADAVSRGMVAAGARVVDVGLVPTPAHSFSVAHWGLDGGLQVTGSHNPPQYNGFKMTLGGRSIFGDSIQEIRRMIAESDYESGEGAVENREVLGEYVQVLAAKFTIDRPIKVVVDCGNGTGSIVAVELLRALGPNVEVIPIFCESDGTFPNHHPDPVVDKNLVDIIAKVKETGADLGVAFDGDADRIGAIDDQGGIVRGDTLLLLYGLDLLQKHGPGQKVVLDVKCSQQLTEVLESNGGVALMNATGHSLIKERMKEEHALLAGELSGHIMFGDDYYGFDDALYGALLLIDIVARSGRPLSAWLAEFPQFVSTAELRYPATEETKFEIVGRATEHFRKDHDVIDVDGARVLFGDGWGLIRASNTEPVLVARYEARSAERLQEIRSTMEGWLQGEGIGGPSVGH; translated from the coding sequence ATGACGACCGTCAATCCGCATATCTTCCGTCAGTACGACATCCGTGGCGTGGTGGGACCCGACGTCACCGCGCAGGTGGCCGAGCAGATCGGCCGCGCCTACGCCTCGCTGGCGCGCCGCCGCCTGGGCAAGGACCAGCCGGTGCTGGCCCTGGGCCGCGACAACCGCCTGACCAGCAACGAGCTGGCCGACGCCGTTTCGCGCGGCATGGTGGCCGCGGGCGCGCGCGTGGTGGACGTGGGGCTGGTGCCCACGCCGGCGCACAGCTTCAGCGTGGCGCACTGGGGGCTGGACGGCGGGCTGCAGGTGACGGGCTCGCACAACCCGCCCCAGTACAACGGCTTCAAGATGACGCTGGGCGGGCGCTCCATCTTCGGCGACTCCATCCAGGAGATCCGCCGGATGATCGCCGAAAGCGACTACGAGTCTGGCGAGGGCGCGGTGGAGAACCGCGAGGTGCTGGGCGAGTACGTGCAGGTGCTGGCGGCCAAGTTCACCATCGACCGGCCGATCAAGGTGGTCGTGGACTGCGGCAACGGCACCGGCTCCATCGTGGCGGTGGAGCTGCTGCGCGCGCTGGGGCCGAACGTGGAGGTGATCCCCATCTTCTGCGAGTCGGACGGCACCTTTCCGAACCACCACCCGGATCCGGTGGTCGACAAGAACCTGGTCGACATCATCGCCAAGGTGAAGGAGACGGGGGCGGACCTGGGCGTGGCCTTCGACGGCGACGCCGACCGCATCGGCGCCATCGACGACCAGGGCGGCATCGTCCGGGGCGACACGCTGCTGCTGCTGTACGGGCTGGACCTGCTCCAGAAGCACGGGCCGGGGCAGAAGGTGGTGCTCGACGTCAAGTGCTCGCAGCAGCTGACCGAGGTGCTGGAAAGCAACGGCGGCGTGGCGCTCATGAACGCCACCGGCCACTCGCTGATCAAGGAGCGGATGAAGGAGGAGCACGCGCTCCTGGCCGGCGAGCTGTCGGGCCACATCATGTTCGGCGACGACTACTACGGCTTCGACGACGCGCTGTACGGCGCGCTGCTGCTGATCGACATCGTGGCGCGCAGCGGCCGCCCGCTCAGCGCCTGGCTGGCCGAGTTCCCGCAGTTCGTTTCCACCGCCGAGCTGCGCTACCCGGCCACGGAAGAGACCAAGTTCGAGATCGTGGGCCGCGCGACGGAACACTTCCGCAAGGACCACGACGTGATCGACGTGGATGGCGCGCGCGTGCTGTTCGGCGACGGCTGGGGGCTGATCCGCGCCTCGAACACCGAGCCGGTGCTGGTGGCGCGCTACGAGGCGCGCTCCGCCGAGCGGCTGCAGGAGATCCGCTCCACGATGGAAGGCTGGCTGCAGGGCGAGGGCATCGGGGGGCCGTCGGTCGGGCACTGA
- a CDS encoding RidA family protein, whose amino-acid sequence MQRVQTDQAPAAIGPYSQGIIASGFVFTAGQVPFDPASMQLVEGDIGTQTDQVMKNLGAILREAGADLSTVVKTTVFLRDMNDFVGMNEVYERHFGEHKPARSTVQVARLPRDVAVEIEAVAVLLDR is encoded by the coding sequence ATGCAACGAGTTCAGACCGACCAGGCACCGGCCGCCATCGGCCCGTACAGCCAGGGGATCATCGCCAGCGGCTTCGTCTTCACCGCGGGGCAGGTGCCGTTCGATCCCGCGTCCATGCAGCTGGTGGAAGGCGACATCGGTACGCAGACCGACCAGGTGATGAAGAACCTGGGCGCCATCCTGCGCGAGGCCGGCGCCGACCTTTCCACCGTGGTGAAGACGACGGTGTTCCTGCGCGACATGAACGACTTCGTGGGGATGAACGAGGTGTACGAGCGGCATTTCGGCGAGCACAAGCCGGCGCGCAGCACCGTGCAGGTGGCGCGGCTTCCGCGCGACGTGGCGGTGGAGATCGAGGCCGTCGCCGTTCTGCTGGACCGCTAA
- a CDS encoding bifunctional heptose 7-phosphate kinase/heptose 1-phosphate adenyltransferase encodes MERLTRARLEEILERCRGLRVAVVGDLMLDVYLVGAVSRISPEAPVPVVQVTEERLALGGAANVAANVVALGVDCALIGMVGADAAGLQVRAALTELHGGTVRPLLVEHASRPTTTKTRVVARHQQVVRFDRERDDDVGGDCAAELARAVREAVAECDALVLEDYNKGVLVPSVIRAALEAAAQAGIPSVVDPKFRNFFEFGGATVFKPNAVELSAALGQPLKADDDAWLEEARVRVGARHLLLTLGEHGMALRSEQGETLRIPTVARQVYDVSGAGDTVTAFVAVGLAAGATIEEAAVLANLAAGIEVGKDGVAVVTPDELRAMLPDGRRTEDR; translated from the coding sequence ATGGAGCGGCTGACACGCGCGCGGCTGGAAGAGATCCTGGAGCGGTGCAGGGGGCTGCGCGTGGCGGTGGTAGGCGACCTGATGCTAGACGTCTATCTCGTCGGCGCCGTGTCGCGCATCTCCCCCGAAGCGCCCGTGCCCGTGGTCCAGGTCACCGAAGAGCGCCTGGCGCTCGGGGGTGCCGCGAACGTGGCGGCCAACGTCGTGGCGCTCGGCGTGGACTGCGCGCTCATCGGCATGGTGGGCGCGGACGCGGCGGGGCTGCAGGTGCGCGCCGCGCTGACGGAGCTGCACGGCGGCACCGTGCGCCCCCTGCTGGTGGAGCACGCCAGCCGCCCGACGACCACCAAGACGCGCGTCGTTGCGCGGCACCAGCAGGTGGTGAGGTTCGACCGCGAGCGCGACGACGACGTGGGCGGCGACTGCGCGGCCGAGCTGGCGCGCGCCGTGCGCGAGGCGGTGGCGGAGTGCGACGCGCTGGTGCTGGAAGACTACAACAAGGGCGTGCTGGTGCCCTCGGTGATCCGCGCCGCCCTCGAGGCCGCGGCCCAGGCGGGCATCCCCAGCGTGGTGGACCCCAAGTTCCGCAACTTCTTCGAGTTCGGCGGGGCGACGGTGTTCAAGCCCAACGCGGTGGAGCTGAGCGCCGCCCTGGGGCAGCCGCTGAAGGCGGATGACGACGCCTGGCTGGAGGAAGCCCGCGTTCGGGTCGGCGCCCGGCACCTGCTGCTGACGCTGGGCGAGCACGGCATGGCGCTGCGCTCCGAGCAGGGCGAAACGCTCCGCATTCCGACCGTCGCGCGGCAGGTGTACGACGTATCCGGCGCAGGCGACACGGTGACGGCGTTCGTCGCCGTGGGCCTGGCGGCGGGCGCCACGATCGAGGAAGCCGCCGTGCTGGCGAACCTGGCGGCCGGCATCGAGGTGGGAAAGGACGGCGTGGCCGTGGTGACGCCGGACGAGCTTCGCGCCATGCTGCCCGACGGCCGCCGCACGGAAGACCGCTGA
- a CDS encoding nitroreductase family protein: MNPDRAFVPLNFESRPEDEMLRRAGEFYAEMNRRRTTRHFADRAVPRELIEYAIRTAGTAPSGAHQQPWTFVVVGDAEMKRQMREAAEEEERVNYRGRMPPEWLQALAPLGTDALKEHITTAPWVVVLFRQRHGVNADGSQRTHYYSTESCGIAAGLFIAAVHQMGLATLTHTPSPMGFLSELLERPANEKPFLLMPVGYPAADARVPDLLRKPLDEISAWFE; the protein is encoded by the coding sequence GTGAATCCCGATCGCGCATTCGTCCCGCTGAACTTCGAGAGCCGTCCCGAGGACGAGATGCTTCGCCGTGCGGGCGAGTTCTACGCGGAGATGAACCGGCGGCGCACGACTCGCCACTTCGCGGACCGGGCGGTGCCGCGCGAGCTGATCGAGTACGCGATCCGCACGGCAGGCACGGCTCCGTCCGGCGCGCACCAGCAGCCGTGGACCTTCGTGGTGGTGGGCGACGCGGAGATGAAGCGGCAGATGCGCGAGGCGGCCGAAGAGGAGGAGCGCGTCAACTACCGCGGACGAATGCCGCCCGAGTGGCTGCAGGCCCTGGCGCCGCTGGGGACGGACGCGCTGAAGGAGCACATTACCACCGCGCCCTGGGTGGTGGTCCTTTTCCGCCAGCGACATGGGGTGAATGCGGACGGGAGCCAGCGCACCCACTACTATTCCACGGAAAGCTGCGGGATCGCGGCGGGGCTGTTCATTGCCGCCGTGCACCAGATGGGGCTGGCGACGCTCACCCACACGCCGTCGCCGATGGGCTTCCTCTCCGAACTGCTGGAACGGCCGGCGAACGAGAAGCCCTTCCTGCTGATGCCCGTGGGCTATCCCGCCGCCGACGCGCGCGTGCCGGACCTGTTGCGCAAGCCGCTGGACGAGATTTCCGCCTGGTTCGAGTAG